The Thiovulum sp. ES genome contains the following window.
CTTCAGAATTAGCCAGTGGTGAATATAGAATTGTTTCAGTTGGCGGAACAGATGTTTTGACAGAGACAACTTTTGAAAACACTCTTTACACTGTTGTTGAAATTGAGAGCGAAGATTTAACAGGTGTCTATCTTTCGCCTATTTCAACTATTGTTTCTGAAAGCTACTTCGCAAACAAAAGCACCTCATCGCTAGATGAAATCAAATCTCTTTTCACAGCAGAAATGAACCTTTCAACAGAAACAGATATTTTAAATACTGATTTTATTGAAACTGCTTTGAATGGAGAGACTTCACTTTTTATTGCAAACCAAGAAGTTCTTTCAGCAATTAATGTTCTTTCAAATGATATTTCTCTTGTTCGAGAGGATGATAAACCTGAAAGAGTTGCCATTGAAACAATTGTAAAAACTCGTTCGTTTGATAGATCAATAAACTTGACAGAGCTTGGAATTCCATCTTCGTATATTGACGGAATTGCAGTTGAAAGTGAAGAAATGGCTGATGCTTCTGATGATATGATGATAGCTCCAATTGCTCCTGAAGAGATTACACGAGAGGATCTTGAAATATTCTTGAAAGAGACTCAAGACGATTACTATTCACATATTTTAGACGAAAGAGATCGATCAGAAGATACTTTTGACAAAATTGATTGGTCAAATCCTGAAACTGGAACTCCAGTAGTAGATATTGACGGAGAAAAAGAAAACTTAGCAGACCAATTGCCTTTGCCTGTTGAAATCACACTTTTAAAAGAGACGACAGAAGCGCTTTTTGATTATAAATTGACTCAAGCTGTTGAAGGAGAAGGAACAATTGATGTTGATTTATCTTCAGTTTTCGATTTGGAAAACAGAGAATTTGTTGATGCTGAAATTGTTCAAATTATTGAAAGTGAAAAAGTTATTGAAGATGAATTAGATAAAGCTTTAACTGATATTCCTGATCACCTTGATTATGCTGGTTCTGAATTGAATAAATTCATGGAAACTATCGGAGATGAATTAAATTCAACAATGAGCGACCGACTAAAACCAATTATGGAATTAAGAAGCGGTGCTACAAACTTTGGAGATATTGCATCAGGTGAAGAGTTTATGTCAAGTGGCGATGAGGTCAAAATTAGTCTTGGCGACAGCAAAATTTACTTTGAAATTTTAAATGAAAACGGAACAGATTTAGAACTTGTTTTTACTCTTAATACTGATGAAGAGGGATACATTGCTGATTCTGGAAATAGTTTCCAAATGAGTGGAACTCTTGTTGGTGAAAACTACAAAGCTGAAAATATTCTTTTTGTTGAAAGTGATACAAACAATACTGCTACTATTGAAACTTTGACTTTTGAAAAAGATGAAAATTCGCTTTCTGTTACAAATGTTGAAATGATTGAAGGAAACTTAGTTTCCATTTCTGGTTCTGCTACAACTTCTACTTTTGAAATGAATGCTGAAGTTAATGAAGTTTCAGAGGGACAAATTTCTGTTTCAGGCGAAATAAATTTTACAAATAATCTTTCAATTTCTGGTTCTGCTGAAATTATTATGGAATCAAGTGGCGGTGTGCCTCCATCAATTCCTGAAACAATGAGAGTTACAAAATCTGAAACTGTTGAAGCCTCTGTTTCAGTCTCTGCTGAAGATGTCGTTACTTTAACTGAATATGCTGTTGAAGAAATTTCTAGCTTTGATGGAAATATAACAGAAATGGTTAGTATCGTTGCAACTGAAGGAAATATTTCTGAATTAGCTGAAGTTGTTGGTGTTAGTGCTGATGAAATTACTGAATATGCAGAAGAAATTGCTGAAAGCGGAATTGTTACAGATGATATTCTTGAATATGCAGAAGAAATTGCTGAAAGCGGAATTGTTACAGATGATATTCTTGAATATGCAGAAGAAATTGCTGAAAGCGGAATTGTTGCTATTGATGATGTTACAGATGAAATGCTTGAAAATGGTGTAACTGTTGCTGTTGAAAATAGCGAGGATACAGTTCTTGAATCTGTTTTTGAAAATGAAATTGTTAGCATTCTTATTGATGGAAAAATTTCTACTCCAGACGGCGAGACTATTGAGGGTGAATTAAGCATAAATGACGGACAAATGTATCTCTCAAATGTATCTCTTAAATCTGAGAATGTGTCTCTTAATGCAGAAAAAATTGTTATTGATCATTTAGGAGAAAAATCTACTTCAAGTTCTTGTGTTGCTGTTGTTGCACCTGAGCCAATACCTGAAACAGAAGAAGACAAAATTGAGATTTATCCAAATGAAGAAGAAGTAGTTGAAGAACAAATCCCTCCTATGATTCCAGAATCTGATGAAGCCATTTCTGAAACAGAAACAAATGATGATGAAGTTTGTGAAACTGTTTCAGAAGAACTTTCTCCATCAATCACAATCACAGGTTTAACTGCATCGGTAGTTGTTGATGGCGGAACTGTCCAGTTTGCACGAGATGTAATTATGCAAGAAAATGGAATTGTTGGTGCGACTGGAGAAACAATTTTTGGACAAACAACAGTCCAGTCAAAAGTCATGGATTACGAAAATTTCCATATCAACACTTCAGTTGTTACAGCAGGAAATATGACAGGAATGACAGTTGAAAGTTTTAACGACGGAGATGTAATTTACTCTCAAATTGTTACTCCAACTGCTCAAAATTTCTATTTAAAAAATGATGGTTCAACTATCACTGTTCTCGATGAAAATGGCTACAAATTAGTTAAATAATTTCAGAAATTCCCGTTTCGGCGGGAAAACTATTTTCGTTCATAGAAATAGTTTATTGCCTCAATATATCCTTCAACTGAACCACAATCAAATCGTTTTCCTTTAAACTTAAGTGCAATTACCTTGCCATTTTCAGCCTGTTTTTGTAATGCATCAGTGATTTGAATTTCACCACCTGTTCCCGCTTCTGTTTCTTCTAAAATATCAAAAATATCTGGAGTTAAAATGTATCTCCCAATAATTGCGAGATTTGTTGGTGCATTTTCTGGTTTTGGTTTTTCCACCATTTTTGAGACACGAAAAATTCCGTCTTCAATTTCAGTTCCGTCAATAATTCCGTATTTATTACTGTTTTCTTTTGGAATCTCCATAATTGCGACAACTGAAACTCCATATTTTTGATAGACTTTTTTCATCTGCTCCATAACTGAATCTTCTTCAGTGTAACAAATGTCATCGGCAAGAATCACACCAAAAGGTTCATCTCCAATCATTGACTTTGCTTTATAAATTGCATCGCCAAGTCCTCTCATTTCGCCCTGTCGTCTAAAAGTAAAAATACCATTTTCGATGAGGTCTCGAATTGGATTTAAGAATTTTTCTTTTGGAGTTCCAGCAATTTCTGTTTCGAGTTCGTAATTTTTATCAAAATAGTCTTCAATTGCACCTTTGCCTCGACCAATAATTAAATTTACATCAGAGAGTCCTGCATTTATCGCTTCTTCAACTCCATAATGAATCAATGGTTTATCAAGAACTGGAAGCATCTCTTTTGGAATACTTTTTGTTGCGGGTAAAAATCTTGTACCGTATCCAGCTGCGGGAAATAGTGATTTTGTAATTTTTTTCATTCTGTATCTTTGTATATTTTTTGTAAGAATAACGAAAAGAGAATGATAATTTAATTTTTAAGTAAAATATTAAATTATTTTTTTAAAGGAAAATTATGAGATTTTTTTTACTATTTCTCCTAATTGCTTCAAACCTTTTAGGTGATATTCAAAAAACACTCACTTCTCAAGGTTATTTAAGTGATAGCGACGGTCGTATAAATGGCACTAAGCTAGTTACTTTTCATATTTTCGATTCTGCTGATGTGAATTCGAGTCCAACTCCTCTTTTTAGTGAAGAGCAAAATATCTCTTTTTTTCGAGGTGCTTATAGTGCAACGATTGGTTTAGAAGAGAACAACTCACTAGATTTATCTTTTGACCGTCAATATTGGTTAGGGATTCAAGTTGGAGATCAAAATCTTTCAACTCGCAAAAAATTAAGTGCAGTTCCATATGCATTAAATGTTGAACCACTACGAATTAGAGTAGAGTCAAATGTATCAAGAATTAATGGACTTATTTCTGAGTTAGATTTAAACCTCTCAAACAAGATAATAACAACTGAAAATACTCTTTCAACTAGATTAAGTGATGAAAACACTTCTATCCGTAATTTGGTTTCTACAACAGATACAAAATTGGCAAATAGATTGAGTGATGAAAACACTTCTATCCGTAATTTGGTTTCAACAACAGATACAAAATTAGCAACTAGATTGAGTGATGAAAACACTTCTATCCGAAACCTCATCGTAACAACAGAGACAACAATTTATTCAGCTTTAAATAGTGCCATTACAGTTGTAAATACAGATATTGCAAATTTAGACAGCAACTTTTCAAAAAAATTGAGAGACGAAAATAGCTCAATTCGTAATTTGATTACAACAACAGTTGCAAGTTATGACTCTGATAGCGATTCTCTTGTTGATTCAAATCGAGTAGATTACAACATCTCTTTTATTTTAAACTCAACAAACACAGAATCAAATAGAACTATAAATGCTCTTGCAATTGGAAAAAATACAGTTGCAAATAGCGATGAGGTCTTTGTTATTGGTAGAAATAATGAGAACAATATTTCAAATTCTCTTTTTGTTGTTGGGAATGGAATTAGTGATACTAATCGAACAAATATTTTAGTTGTTACGGACGAAAATATTTCAGTTTTTGGAAAATTGATTGTTGAAAACATTGAAATTGTTTCTGAAATTGAGAACACAAAAACTGACTTATTGCAAAAACTCAGAGATGAAAATTCATCTTTAAGAACAGAAATTAGTGATACAAATAGTAGTTTAACAACTGAACTTACAAATACAGCAAACACACTCAATACAACTATTTCTGAAATCAATGCAACTTATTCAACTAAGCTTATTGATTTAAATTCAACAGTTCTTTCATATTCTGGAAAAATTCAAGATATGAACCAGACACTTTTACCATATGATCAAAAAATGAGAGATTTAAATTCAACAGTTCTTTCATATTCTGGAAAAATAGCTGATTTAAATATTACGGCAATTACCCATACTGCTAAAATATCC
Protein-coding sequences here:
- a CDS encoding UTP-glucose-1-phosphate uridylyltransferase (PFAM: Nucleotidyl transferase~TIGRFAM: UTP-glucose-1-phosphate uridylyltransferase); protein product: MKKITKSLFPAAGYGTRFLPATKSIPKEMLPVLDKPLIHYGVEEAINAGLSDVNLIIGRGKGAIEDYFDKNYELETEIAGTPKEKFLNPIRDLIENGIFTFRRQGEMRGLGDAIYKAKSMIGDEPFGVILADDICYTEEDSVMEQMKKVYQKYGVSVVAIMEIPKENSNKYGIIDGTEIEDGIFRVSKMVEKPKPENAPTNLAIIGRYILTPDIFDILEETEAGTGGEIQITDALQKQAENGKVIALKFKGKRFDCGSVEGYIEAINYFYERK
- a CDS encoding hypothetical protein (IMG reference gene:2508611159_SP); this translates as MRFFLLFLLIASNLLGDIQKTLTSQGYLSDSDGRINGTKLVTFHIFDSADVNSSPTPLFSEEQNISFFRGAYSATIGLEENNSLDLSFDRQYWLGIQVGDQNLSTRKKLSAVPYALNVEPLRIRVESNVSRINGLISELDLNLSNKIITTENTLSTRLSDENTSIRNLVSTTDTKLANRLSDENTSIRNLVSTTDTKLATRLSDENTSIRNLIVTTETTIYSALNSAITVVNTDIANLDSNFSKKLRDENSSIRNLITTTVASYDSDSDSLVDSNRVDYNISFILNSTNTESNRTINALAIGKNTVANSDEVFVIGRNNENNISNSLFVVGNGISDTNRTNILVVTDENISVFGKLIVENIEIVSEIENTKTDLLQKLRDENSSLRTEISDTNSSLTTELTNTANTLNTTISEINATYSTKLIDLNSTVLSYSGKIQDMNQTLLPYDQKMRDLNSTVLSYSGKIADLNITAITHTAKIS